Proteins from a genomic interval of Gossypium hirsutum isolate 1008001.06 chromosome A09, Gossypium_hirsutum_v2.1, whole genome shotgun sequence:
- the LOC107891747 gene encoding E3 ubiquitin-protein ligase BOI codes for MAIESQHMNQNLPPQLIMNRYFMKTNEGMYKDNLMDSCVPLQQASFAKLFDPILASNSIDDMGMRRRPKDSFINNAFGSSMDHIQLHQLDGFIAQHAEKVRFEVEEQRENQWRTLITLIQERVLKQLKAKDEEIQRMGKINWVLQQRVKCLCVESQRWRDLARTNEAAANSLRTDLERVLAHAGEELRRGMSAAADDGGESSCCGSSDEGWREVVVPPSGAAVMRKCKKCGEGEASVVLLPCRHLCVCRICGSAMVGTCPVCHFITNASVHVNLS; via the exons ATGGCAATTGAATCCCAACACATGAATCAAAATTTGCCTCCTCAATTAATCATGAATAG ATATTTCATGAAAACAAATGAAGGAATGTACAAAGATAATTTGATGGATTCTTGTGTTCCTTTGCAACAAGCTTCATTTGCAAAGCTTTTTGATCCAATTTTAGCCTCAAATTCAATTGATGATATGGGAATGAGGAGAAGACCCAAAGATTCATTCATCAATAATGCCTTTGGTTCATCAATGGATCACATCCAACTACATCAACTTGATGGATTCATTGCTCAACAT GCTGAAAAAGTGAGATTTGAAGTTGAAGAACAAAGGGAGAATCAATGGAGAACATTGATCACATTAATCCAAGAAAGGGTTTTAAAGCAATTAAAGGCAAAAGATGAAGAGATTCAAAGAATGGGGAAAATAAATTGGGTTCTTCAACAAAGGGTGAAATGCCTATGCGTCGAGAGCCAACGGTGGCGAGATTTGGCGCGAACAAACGAAGCGGCGGCCAATTCATTACGAACCGACTTGGAACGAGTCCTGGCGCACGCCGGCGAGGAACTGCGCCGTGGGATGAGCGCGGCAGCGGATGACGGCGGGGAGTCTAGTTGTTGTGGAAGCAGCGATGAAGGATGGCGCGAGGTGGTGGTGCCACCGTCGGGGGCGGCGGTGATGAGAAAGTGTAAGAAGTGTGGGGAGGGAGAGGCGAGTGTGGTGTTGCTGCCATGCAGACATCTTTGTGTCTGTAGGATATGTGGATCCGCCATGGTTGGAACTTGCCCCGTCTGTCATTTTATTACCAATGCTAGTGTTCATGTTAACTTGTCATGA
- the LOC121206084 gene encoding CBL-interacting serine/threonine-protein kinase 23 has protein sequence MATRSSGSSRTCVGKYELGRTLGEGTFAKVKFARHLETGENVAIKILDKEKVLKHKMIAQIKREISTMKLIIHPNVIRLYEVMASKTKIYIVLELVTGGELFDKIASKGRLKEDEARKYFQQLINAVDYCHSRGVYHRDLKPENLLLDGNGVLKVSDFGLSALPQQVREDGLLHTTCGTPNYVAPEVIDNKGYDGAKADLWSCGVILFVLMAGYLPFEDSNLVSLYKKISKADFSCPPWFSSNAKKLIKRILDPNPLTRITIAELHQNEWFKKGYIPTRFEQVDATLDDVDAIFDESGDSRNLVVERREEGPVLPATMNAFDLISTSQGLNLSSLFEKQMGLVKRETRFTSKRPANEIISQIERAAMPLGFDVKKNNHKMKLRGEKTGRKGHLAVTTEVFQVAPSLCMVELRKSGGDTLEFHKFYNNLSTGLKDIIWDTTSEGKSGENSAAAGSS, from the exons ATGGCGACTCGCAGTAGCGGTTCGAGTCGGACGTGTGTGGGGAAATATGAGTTAGGGAGAACGTTGGGAGAAGGAACTTTCGCGAAGGTGAAATTCGCAAGGCATTTAGAGACGGGAGAGAATGTAGCAATTAAGATTCTTGATAAAGAGAAAGTTTTGAAACATAAGATGATTGCTCAG ATTAAAAGAGAAATTTCAACAATGAAACTCATCATACACCCAAATGTCATCCGCTTATATGAG GTGATGGCTAGCAAGACGAAAATATACATTGTTCTGGAACTTGTGACTGGTGGTGAACTTTTTGACAAAATT GCAAGCAAAGGAAGGTTGAAAGAAGATGAAGCTAGAAAGTATTTTCAGCAGCTTATTAATGCTGTGGATTACTGCCATAGCAGGGGTGTTTACCATCGAGACCTCAAG CCTGAGAATTTGCTGCTAGATGGTAATGGAGTTCTTAAAGTTTCGGATTTTGGTTTGAGTGCTTTACCTCAGCAAGTTCGA GAGGATGGATTACTTCACACAACATGTGGAACACCAAACTATGTTGCTCCAGAG GTGATCGACAATAAAGGCTATGATGGAGCTAAGGCAGATTTGTGGTCATGTGGTGTGATTCTCTTTGTCTTAATGGCTGGTTACTTGCCTTTTGAGGACTCCAATTTAGTCTCTCTGTATAAAAAG ATATCTAAGGCTGACTTCAGCTGTCCTCCATGGTTCTCCTCAAATGCCAAGAAATTAATTAAGAGAATCCTAGACCCTAATCCTTTGACA AGGATAACCATTGCCGAGCTTCATCAGAATGAGTGGTTTAAGAAAGGTTATATACCAACTAGGTTTGAGCAAGTTGATGCTACTCTTGATGATGTGGATGCCATTTTCGATGAATCAGGG GATTCTCGAAACCTTGTTGTCGAACGGCGAGAAGAAGGGCCTGTACTACCTGCTACCATGAATGCCTTTGATCTTATCTCAACATCTCAGGGTCTCAACCTCAGTAGTCTGTTTGAGAAGCAAATG GGCCTTGTTAAAAGGGAAACAAGATTTACATCAAAACGTCCTGCTAATGAGATAATCTCGCAAATAGAGAGAGCTGCTATGCCCTTGGGTTTTGATGTGAAGAAAAATAACCACAAG ATGAAGCTTCGTGGAGAGAAAACTGGACGCAAGGGTCATTTAGCTGTTACAACAGAG gTTTTTCAGGTCGCTCCTTCCCTTTGCATGGTTGAACTTCGAAAATCTGGAGGGGATACCCTGGAATTTCACAAG TTCTATAATAATCTCTCCACTGGACTAAAAGATATTATTTGGGATACGACCTCTGAAGGAAAATCGGGCGAAAACAGTG CTGCGGCAGGCTCCTCGTAA